One genomic segment of Pseudomonadota bacterium includes these proteins:
- a CDS encoding glycosyltransferase family 39 protein, producing the protein MKDKRFLFFCVTAAITTLIAFYVAFLDDTASANCLSFLTPAVSALSSLGEPLFTQVYPLWRYGTGIACLALLLVGISRRSTSQSLFFSGLVVAILAQLALVDRVLNRQINEFLGVLSSPDTTPYPAIALGVVLYLVSFCLVSLGLRRPDAPRFEHLRSNSDHTSRVELGALFAIFSIAVVLRMYALNRITNYFEGECAIFSAAAGSLKGIFVANRGLNGPWSPLGVLYYLPMSATFSLFGTTLLSVRMGSVLIGLMTIPVMYLVAKRIAGKTAGIIAATILTFNCLHLGWHRSDIYPHGATTWPIALMAYFLLRAAETRRLIWSAGIALMMAVSWHQYPSGQSAVLMPLLALGLFWINNRFRLPLTWGQCIILFFGVVMWALGIPLSYYPATGEVEFLNPLTLTGGRTLWGDGTSCVGAVGATLCIIAKSSEHIWVVLQGLFFKAPYLFHQEWVPATEYIAPRTLEWPVVACAVVGLFFLLARRTSIETAVLLGWIGAALLPGILSQQAYPKRLSSTFPAIMTLAAVAVAVAYNYVAKSSWRSTLSGFAFTLMLAIWTSITCFVWFSGRFWHYGEAPEVAMAKELTRDISARTLTIGAFGENYDGSKFTLLFLDHLTDTHNRPNLLVFRRFQSLPELIDNPLEATARLEKTWLYSWTKMRSQLSETVENQTWLRVTYLITDTFHNSKINEDLIQSAIIRCKNPTVRTIESSANTPIWKILSVTSISCLISDRIG; encoded by the coding sequence CTGCCGTTTCTGCGCTGAGTTCTCTAGGTGAACCTCTTTTCACCCAAGTGTATCCCCTATGGAGATACGGAACGGGAATAGCATGCCTTGCCCTTCTACTAGTAGGAATTAGTCGTCGCTCGACCAGTCAATCGCTATTTTTTTCCGGATTAGTGGTTGCAATTCTCGCTCAGCTAGCTCTAGTAGACCGCGTATTAAATCGTCAAATCAACGAGTTTCTAGGGGTACTATCGTCCCCCGATACGACTCCTTACCCAGCCATCGCACTTGGCGTTGTTTTGTATCTCGTCAGCTTTTGCCTCGTTTCCCTCGGGTTGCGACGCCCTGACGCTCCGAGGTTCGAACATCTCCGTTCAAACAGCGACCATACCTCACGGGTAGAATTAGGAGCGCTCTTCGCGATTTTCTCGATAGCGGTAGTTCTACGCATGTATGCCCTTAATCGAATCACCAATTATTTCGAAGGGGAATGCGCTATATTTTCCGCCGCTGCGGGCTCGCTCAAGGGTATTTTCGTGGCCAACCGCGGATTAAATGGCCCGTGGTCGCCTCTTGGAGTGCTCTATTATCTTCCGATGTCCGCGACATTTTCACTATTTGGCACGACATTGCTATCTGTTCGGATGGGCTCGGTGCTTATCGGCCTTATGACTATCCCAGTAATGTATCTAGTCGCAAAACGCATCGCCGGAAAAACCGCCGGAATAATAGCTGCAACTATTCTAACCTTCAACTGCCTCCACCTGGGATGGCATCGCTCGGATATCTACCCACACGGAGCAACGACGTGGCCAATAGCACTTATGGCCTATTTTCTTCTCCGGGCCGCGGAAACTCGTCGGCTGATATGGTCCGCAGGCATCGCTCTTATGATGGCAGTCTCTTGGCATCAATATCCATCAGGTCAAAGCGCCGTCCTTATGCCACTCCTGGCCCTAGGGCTCTTTTGGATAAACAACCGCTTCCGGCTACCGCTTACGTGGGGCCAGTGCATCATACTATTTTTCGGTGTTGTGATGTGGGCACTCGGCATCCCCTTGAGCTACTATCCAGCGACCGGAGAGGTTGAATTTTTAAACCCACTCACGCTCACAGGCGGGAGAACCTTGTGGGGCGACGGTACTTCGTGTGTTGGCGCTGTGGGAGCAACGCTTTGCATAATAGCAAAATCATCGGAGCACATCTGGGTCGTACTCCAAGGTCTGTTCTTTAAAGCGCCCTACCTGTTTCATCAAGAATGGGTTCCAGCTACCGAATATATCGCTCCGCGCACCCTAGAGTGGCCAGTTGTAGCGTGCGCAGTTGTCGGTCTATTTTTCCTACTAGCACGTCGTACGAGCATAGAAACGGCTGTGTTGCTTGGGTGGATCGGCGCGGCACTCCTCCCCGGAATTCTCTCTCAACAAGCATATCCCAAGCGACTCTCCTCTACCTTTCCAGCGATAATGACGCTAGCCGCGGTAGCCGTGGCGGTTGCATATAACTACGTAGCTAAATCCAGCTGGAGATCGACGCTCTCAGGCTTTGCGTTTACATTGATGCTGGCGATTTGGACTAGTATAACTTGCTTTGTCTGGTTTTCTGGTCGTTTTTGGCACTACGGAGAAGCTCCAGAAGTCGCTATGGCCAAAGAGTTAACGAGGGATATCTCTGCCCGAACCCTGACGATTGGCGCCTTTGGAGAAAATTACGACGGGTCGAAGTTCACCTTGCTTTTCCTAGATCACCTAACTGATACGCACAACCGCCCAAACCTACTCGTCTTCCGCCGCTTTCAAAGCCTTCCGGAGCTTATTGATAATCCCTTAGAAGCAACAGCGCGCCTTGAGAAAACTTGGTTGTATTCATGGACAAAAATGAGGTCACAGCTCTCAGAGACTGTAGAGAATCAAACCTGGCTGCGTGTAACATATCTAATTACAGACACATTCCATAACTCAAAGATCAATGAAGATCTGATTCAGAGCGCTATTATTCGCTGTAAAAACCCAACTGTTAGAACGATCGAGTCCTCAGCAAACACTCCGATATGGAAGATACTTTCTGTGACCTCAATTTCATGCTTAATTTCAGATCGTATCGGATAG